A window of Pseudodesulfovibrio hydrargyri contains these coding sequences:
- the gyrA gene encoding DNA gyrase subunit A, which translates to MTNTITIESELKKSYLEYSLSVIIGRAIPDVRDGLKPVHRRILYAMHDLGNYHNRAYKKSARVVGDVIGKYHPHGDSAVYDALVRMAQDFSMRDMLVDGQGNFGSIDGDSAAAMRYTEVRMAKLCSEFLGDIEKQTVDFTPNYDNTLQEPSVLPTKVPNLLLNGTTGIAVGMATNIPPHNLGELIDGTIHLLDTPGCTIESLMHYIKGPDFPTGGTVFGGQGLIDAYTTGRGSIKIRGVVEVEEARKGHKEAIIIREIPYALNKSTLVEKIAALIHEKKIDGVADLRDESDRKGIRIVLDLKRGAIPDIIINSLYKFTPLESSFGINMMAVVGKRPMLLNLKEVLSHFLDHRREVIIRRTKFDLDKCEKRVHILEGLRIALDNIDEVVKLIRASKTPDEAREGLMSRFSLSDIQAKAILDMRLQKLTGLEHDKLLEELAELMKKIEYFKSILSNEEVLKGVIREELTEIKENYATPRKSELLKADLDSIDIEDLIPDEETVITLSQRGYIKRTPLSNYTAQKRGGKGIAGVQTGDGDFIHTFMLTTNHQHLVLFTNFGKMFKIKVHQVPEGSRYAKGGHVNNLLPLDKDEYIATCLSLREFADDKFFLFVTRKGMIKRSSIGLYGNCRTTGIRAVNLRDHDELMTVREIQPDVDCILASRDGSAIRFNINDARPMGRATAGVKGMALRPNDEVVACVVTGDEERDQLLTVSEGGYGKRTSIEQYRVQTRGGKGILNMRLTNKTGKVIGARMVNESDDVILLTSQNKVIRMSVSEVSQTRGRATQGVRLVRMDDDNKVVGFDLVMDDDDELGEVRS; encoded by the coding sequence ATGACCAATACGATTACCATCGAGAGCGAACTCAAGAAAAGCTACCTTGAGTACTCCCTGTCCGTCATCATCGGGCGCGCCATCCCGGACGTGCGCGACGGGCTCAAACCCGTTCATCGGCGCATCCTGTACGCCATGCACGACCTGGGCAACTACCACAACCGGGCCTACAAGAAGTCCGCGCGCGTGGTCGGCGACGTCATCGGTAAATACCATCCGCACGGCGATTCCGCGGTCTACGACGCCCTGGTGCGCATGGCCCAGGACTTTTCCATGCGCGACATGCTGGTGGACGGGCAGGGCAACTTCGGTTCCATCGACGGCGACTCCGCGGCCGCCATGCGTTACACCGAAGTGCGCATGGCCAAGCTCTGTTCGGAGTTCCTCGGGGACATCGAAAAGCAGACCGTCGACTTCACGCCCAACTACGACAACACCCTGCAGGAACCGTCCGTCCTGCCCACCAAGGTGCCCAACCTGCTGCTGAACGGCACCACGGGCATCGCGGTCGGCATGGCCACGAACATCCCGCCCCACAACCTGGGCGAGCTGATCGACGGCACCATCCACCTGCTGGACACCCCGGGCTGCACCATCGAGTCCCTGATGCACTACATCAAGGGCCCGGATTTCCCGACCGGCGGCACGGTCTTCGGCGGACAGGGGTTGATCGACGCCTACACCACCGGGCGCGGCTCCATCAAGATCCGCGGCGTGGTCGAGGTGGAGGAGGCCAGAAAGGGCCACAAGGAAGCGATCATCATCAGGGAGATCCCCTACGCCCTGAACAAGTCCACCCTGGTGGAGAAGATCGCGGCCCTGATCCACGAGAAGAAGATCGACGGAGTGGCCGACCTGCGCGACGAGTCAGACCGCAAGGGCATCCGCATCGTGCTCGACCTCAAGCGGGGGGCCATTCCGGACATCATCATCAACTCGCTGTACAAGTTCACCCCCCTGGAGAGCAGCTTCGGCATCAACATGATGGCCGTGGTCGGCAAGCGGCCCATGCTCCTGAACCTCAAGGAGGTCCTGAGCCATTTCCTGGACCACCGGCGCGAGGTCATCATCCGCCGGACCAAGTTCGATCTCGACAAGTGCGAGAAGCGCGTCCACATCTTGGAAGGGTTGCGCATCGCGCTGGACAACATCGACGAAGTGGTCAAGCTCATCCGCGCGTCCAAGACCCCGGACGAGGCCCGCGAAGGGTTGATGTCCCGCTTCAGCCTGTCCGACATCCAGGCCAAGGCGATCCTGGACATGCGCCTGCAGAAGCTGACCGGCCTGGAGCACGACAAGCTGCTGGAAGAGCTGGCCGAGCTGATGAAGAAGATCGAGTACTTCAAGTCCATCCTGTCCAACGAGGAGGTTCTCAAGGGCGTCATCCGCGAGGAACTGACCGAGATCAAGGAGAACTACGCCACCCCGCGCAAGTCCGAACTGCTCAAGGCGGACCTGGACTCCATCGATATCGAGGACCTCATCCCGGACGAGGAGACGGTCATCACCCTGAGCCAGCGCGGCTATATCAAGCGCACCCCGCTGTCCAACTACACCGCCCAGAAACGCGGCGGCAAGGGCATCGCGGGCGTGCAGACCGGTGACGGCGACTTCATCCACACCTTCATGCTGACCACCAACCACCAGCATCTGGTGCTGTTCACCAACTTCGGCAAGATGTTCAAGATCAAGGTCCATCAGGTGCCCGAGGGCTCGCGCTACGCCAAGGGCGGGCACGTCAACAACCTCCTGCCCCTGGACAAGGACGAATACATCGCCACCTGCCTGTCCCTGCGCGAATTCGCGGACGACAAGTTCTTCCTGTTCGTCACCCGCAAGGGCATGATCAAGCGTTCGTCCATCGGGCTGTACGGCAATTGCCGGACCACCGGAATCCGCGCCGTGAACCTGCGCGACCATGACGAGCTCATGACCGTGCGCGAGATCCAGCCGGACGTGGACTGCATCCTGGCCAGCCGCGACGGCTCGGCCATTCGCTTCAACATCAACGACGCCCGGCCCATGGGACGGGCCACCGCTGGCGTCAAGGGCATGGCCCTGCGGCCCAACGACGAGGTCGTGGCCTGCGTGGTCACCGGCGACGAGGAGCGCGACCAGTTGCTGACAGTCAGCGAGGGCGGCTACGGCAAGCGCACGAGCATCGAGCAGTACCGGGTCCAGACCCGTGGCGGCAAGGGCATCCTGAACATGCGCCTGACCAACAAGACCGGCAAGGTCATCGGCGCGCGCATGGTCAACGAGTCCGACGATGTCATCCTGCTGACCTCCCAGAACAAGGTCATCCGCATGTCCGTAAGCGAGGTCAGCCAGACCCGCGGCCGGGCCACCCAGGGCGTGCGCCTGGTGCGCATGGACGACGACAACAAGGTGGTCGGCTTCGATCTGGTCATGGACGATGACGACGAACTGGGCGAGGTCCGGTCGTAG
- a CDS encoding histidine phosphatase family protein, translated as MTTYFCMRHGLTEWNRECRIQGDSDIELCDEGRDMARKWGRSLAGEGFDCILTSALSRARETGALVNEVLGLPMFEDERLGEQDWGEWTGLTKDDLKSMRKEVGKQEYKGFGFRPEGGESRDEVLCRACDALIDFAAEHPGQSVLVVTHNGVLRCLAHALSGSEFLPGDPVEYLPYRLHRIECIENELALGELNMEL; from the coding sequence ATGACGACATATTTCTGCATGCGCCACGGGTTGACCGAGTGGAACCGCGAGTGCCGCATCCAGGGCGACAGCGACATCGAACTCTGCGACGAGGGCCGCGACATGGCCCGCAAGTGGGGCCGGTCCCTGGCGGGCGAGGGGTTCGACTGCATCCTGACCAGCGCGCTCTCCCGCGCCAGGGAGACCGGCGCCCTGGTCAACGAGGTACTGGGGTTGCCCATGTTCGAGGACGAGCGCCTCGGCGAACAGGACTGGGGCGAGTGGACCGGCCTGACCAAGGACGATCTCAAGTCCATGCGCAAGGAAGTGGGTAAACAGGAATACAAGGGATTCGGCTTCCGGCCCGAGGGCGGGGAGAGCCGCGACGAGGTGCTCTGCCGGGCCTGCGATGCGCTCATCGATTTCGCCGCCGAGCACCCGGGACAGTCCGTGCTGGTGGTCACCCACAACGGGGTGCTGCGCTGCCTGGCCCACGCCCTGTCCGGCTCGGAATTTCTGCCCGGCGATCCCGTGGAATACCTTCCCTACCGGCTGCACCGCATCGAATGCATTGAAAACGAACTCGCCCTGGGCGAGCTGAACATGGAGTTGTAA
- a CDS encoding enoyl-ACP reductase FabI — MLLKDKKALIFGVVNDRSIAYGIAKQFKEHGARLAFSYAADPIERRLAPICEELGGEFMYKCDVTSDDEIAAGSDLVREKWGDVDILVHSIAYANREDLKGRFIDTSREGYKVALDVSSFSLVALCRAFEPLLKPGSSVLTMSYYGAGKVVANYNAMGVAKAALEACVRYLSVDLGEKGVRINAISAGPVKTMAASGISGFKTILGRIEEKSPLHRNITIDDVGKCALYLASDLSSGTTGDVIFVDSGYNIMGV; from the coding sequence ATGCTGCTCAAGGATAAAAAGGCCCTTATCTTCGGGGTGGTCAACGACCGTTCCATCGCCTACGGCATCGCCAAGCAGTTCAAGGAACACGGGGCGCGGCTGGCCTTCAGCTACGCCGCCGATCCCATCGAACGCCGCCTGGCCCCCATCTGCGAGGAGCTGGGCGGCGAGTTCATGTACAAGTGCGACGTCACCTCGGACGACGAGATAGCCGCCGGAAGCGACCTCGTGCGTGAAAAATGGGGCGACGTGGACATCCTCGTGCACTCCATCGCCTACGCCAACCGAGAAGACCTCAAGGGCCGCTTCATCGACACCAGCCGCGAAGGCTACAAGGTCGCCCTGGACGTCTCGTCCTTCTCCCTGGTCGCCCTGTGCCGCGCCTTCGAGCCGCTGCTCAAGCCCGGCTCGTCCGTGCTGACCATGAGCTACTACGGCGCGGGCAAGGTCGTGGCCAACTACAACGCCATGGGCGTGGCCAAGGCCGCGCTCGAGGCCTGCGTGCGCTACCTGTCCGTGGACCTGGGCGAAAAGGGCGTGCGCATCAACGCCATCTCCGCCGGGCCGGTCAAGACCATGGCCGCCTCCGGCATCTCCGGCTTCAAGACCATCCTCGGCCGCATCGAGGAAAAGTCCCCCCTGCACCGGAACATCACCATCGACGACGTGGGCAAATGCGCCCTGTACCTCGCCTCGGACCTGTCCTCCGGCACCACCGGCGACGTCATCTTCGTGGATTCCGGCTACAACATCATGGGCGTGTAA
- a CDS encoding glycosyltransferase family 4 protein translates to MKIALCTPFKPLDNASVSGDVTIARDLRDALADLGNEVVPVPYFPAKEIWKRPARWPVAYRAAGRMTEAARGCDAWLTYGTYYKAPDVFGPACAARLGIPYAIFQASYAVNRGKKLATWPGYRLNRRAMLRADHIFCNRLNDLRGCARLGLAPDRYSHVRPGLPQGLLTRDETAGAALRREWGAEGARVVLTAAMMRAGVKAEGLRWVFRACAALVEQGRDVFLAVAGDGPRRAELEPEARNLLGDRVRFVGLAERERLGHFFAAGDLFAFPGLAESVGMVYLEAQQCGLPVVATDDEGAPQVVAHNRTGIITRATLDDFTRGVDELVRDPGRCRALAANAPGHVAKEHDSARNYGHVAEVLRELAEARA, encoded by the coding sequence GTGAAGATCGCCCTGTGCACCCCGTTCAAGCCGCTCGACAACGCGTCGGTCTCCGGCGACGTGACCATCGCCCGCGACCTGCGCGACGCGCTCGCGGACCTGGGCAATGAGGTGGTCCCGGTGCCGTATTTCCCGGCCAAGGAGATATGGAAGCGTCCGGCACGCTGGCCCGTCGCGTACCGGGCCGCCGGGCGGATGACCGAGGCCGCGCGCGGCTGCGACGCCTGGCTGACCTACGGGACCTACTACAAGGCCCCTGACGTGTTCGGTCCGGCCTGCGCGGCCCGGCTGGGCATTCCCTACGCCATCTTCCAGGCCAGCTACGCGGTCAACCGGGGTAAAAAACTCGCCACCTGGCCGGGCTATCGGTTGAACCGGAGGGCCATGCTCCGGGCGGACCACATCTTCTGCAACCGGCTCAACGACCTGCGCGGCTGCGCCCGGCTCGGGCTGGCCCCGGACCGCTATTCCCATGTCCGCCCGGGACTGCCCCAGGGGCTGCTCACGCGCGACGAGACGGCTGGGGCCGCCCTGCGCCGGGAGTGGGGCGCGGAAGGCGCCAGAGTGGTCCTTACGGCCGCCATGATGCGTGCCGGGGTCAAGGCCGAGGGGCTGCGCTGGGTCTTCCGGGCCTGCGCCGCGCTCGTGGAGCAGGGCAGGGACGTCTTCCTGGCTGTGGCCGGGGACGGTCCGCGCCGTGCCGAACTGGAGCCCGAGGCCCGAAACCTGCTCGGCGACCGGGTCCGCTTCGTCGGCCTGGCGGAGCGGGAACGACTGGGCCATTTTTTCGCGGCCGGCGACCTGTTCGCCTTCCCGGGGCTTGCCGAGAGCGTGGGCATGGTCTACCTGGAGGCCCAGCAATGCGGCCTGCCCGTGGTGGCCACGGACGACGAGGGCGCGCCCCAGGTGGTGGCCCACAATCGCACCGGGATCATCACCAGGGCGACACTGGATGATTTCACCCGGGGCGTGGACGAACTGGTCCGCGATCCCGGGCGGTGCCGGGCTCTGGCGGCCAACGCGCCGGGCCATGTGGCCAAGGAACACGATAGTGCGCGCAACTACGGCCATGTTGCCGAGGTGCTGCGCGAACTGGCCGAAGCGAGGGCCTGA
- the gyrB gene encoding DNA topoisomerase (ATP-hydrolyzing) subunit B, with translation MSEKQYNAESITVLEGLEAVRKRPAMYIGSTDIRGLHHLVYEVIDNSIDEAMAGYCDKIKVTLHMDNSCTVTDNGRGIPVDIHPKEKVPAVQLAMTTLHAGGKFDNDSYKVSGGLHGVGVSCVNALSEFMETTVRRDGKTYRMKFERGHVTHELEEIGPSDSTGTTQRFRPDEEIFEVNQFEYDVLRKRFRELAYLNSGLEIEFKDERSGSAETFKFDGGIRQYVRDINSNLNTIGEIVYGEGESENMIVEFALQYTSSYKENTYTFANNIRTIEGGTHLAGYKTALTRAINNYVQSADLPKKLVQKLTGDDVREGLTSVISVKLPDPQFEGQTKTKLGNSEAAGLVAAVIYEKLNTFFEENPKEARFIIEKVVDAARAREAARKARDLVRRKGALSDNALPGKLADCQSKNPADSEIFIVEGDSAGGSAKQGRDPKIQAILPLRGKILNVEKTRLDKMLGNKEIRAMITAFGIGIGHEEEEKDYDKLRYHKVVIMTDADVDGSHIRTLLLTFFFRQYEELINRGHVYIAQPPLYRASKGKFERFIKDDVELDNFLLERIGGDLKVKTEAGTVLEGAKLNETMDKIRFLRTRFHEAETVGIDAILYRKLMDFPERISFTYFEEHDPEQFKKDFETNGYRVEIETEHDQELEKDRTYLVFENENGHRTRLAMEFFYSKLYKTAFKTYGELKEACGGFEFALDLKEGEVPVSGFFSLYDAVIEEAHRGWQIQRYKGLGEMNPEQLWETTMNPENRTMLQVTIEDAAAANDIFVDLMGDNVEPRREFIEKNALAVQELDI, from the coding sequence ATGAGCGAGAAACAGTACAACGCCGAGTCGATTACCGTACTTGAGGGACTCGAGGCCGTTCGCAAACGCCCGGCCATGTACATCGGGTCCACGGATATCCGGGGCCTGCACCACCTGGTCTACGAGGTCATCGACAACTCGATCGACGAGGCCATGGCCGGCTATTGCGACAAGATCAAGGTCACCCTGCACATGGACAACTCCTGCACGGTCACCGACAACGGCCGCGGCATCCCGGTGGACATCCATCCCAAGGAAAAGGTCCCGGCGGTCCAGCTGGCCATGACCACGCTGCACGCGGGCGGCAAGTTCGACAACGATTCCTACAAGGTCTCGGGCGGCCTGCACGGCGTGGGCGTGTCCTGTGTCAACGCCCTGTCCGAGTTCATGGAGACCACGGTCCGGCGTGACGGCAAGACCTACCGCATGAAGTTCGAGCGCGGCCATGTGACCCACGAACTGGAGGAGATCGGCCCGTCCGATTCCACCGGCACCACCCAGCGGTTTAGGCCCGACGAGGAGATTTTCGAGGTCAACCAGTTCGAATACGACGTCCTGCGCAAGCGGTTCCGAGAGCTGGCCTACCTCAATTCCGGCCTGGAGATCGAGTTCAAGGACGAGCGCAGCGGCAGCGCCGAGACCTTCAAGTTCGACGGCGGCATTCGGCAGTACGTCAGGGACATCAACTCCAACCTGAACACCATCGGCGAGATCGTCTACGGCGAGGGCGAGTCCGAGAACATGATCGTCGAGTTCGCCCTGCAGTACACCTCGAGCTACAAGGAAAACACCTACACCTTCGCCAACAACATCCGGACCATCGAGGGCGGGACGCACCTGGCCGGATACAAGACCGCCCTTACCAGGGCGATCAACAACTACGTGCAGAGCGCGGACCTGCCCAAGAAGCTGGTCCAGAAGCTGACCGGCGACGACGTGCGCGAGGGTTTGACCTCGGTCATTTCGGTCAAGCTGCCCGATCCGCAGTTCGAGGGCCAGACCAAGACCAAGCTCGGCAACTCCGAGGCGGCCGGCCTGGTGGCGGCCGTGATCTACGAGAAGCTGAACACCTTCTTCGAGGAGAATCCCAAGGAAGCGCGGTTCATCATCGAGAAGGTGGTCGACGCGGCCCGGGCGCGCGAGGCGGCCCGCAAGGCGCGCGACCTGGTCCGGCGCAAGGGCGCCCTGTCCGACAACGCGCTGCCCGGCAAGCTGGCCGACTGCCAGTCCAAGAACCCCGCGGACTCGGAAATCTTCATCGTCGAGGGCGACTCGGCAGGCGGTTCGGCCAAACAGGGCCGCGACCCCAAGATCCAGGCCATTCTGCCCTTGCGGGGCAAGATCCTGAACGTGGAGAAGACGCGGTTGGACAAGATGCTCGGGAACAAGGAAATCCGGGCCATGATCACCGCGTTCGGCATCGGCATCGGCCACGAGGAGGAGGAAAAGGATTACGACAAGCTGCGCTACCACAAGGTCGTGATCATGACCGACGCCGACGTGGACGGCTCGCACATCCGCACCCTGCTGCTGACCTTCTTTTTCAGGCAGTACGAGGAGCTGATCAACCGGGGCCACGTGTACATCGCCCAGCCGCCGCTCTACCGGGCCAGCAAGGGCAAGTTCGAGCGCTTCATCAAGGACGACGTGGAGCTGGACAACTTCCTGCTCGAGCGCATCGGCGGCGACCTCAAGGTCAAGACCGAGGCCGGGACCGTGCTGGAGGGAGCGAAGCTCAACGAGACCATGGACAAGATCCGCTTCCTGCGGACCCGGTTCCACGAGGCCGAGACCGTGGGCATCGACGCGATCCTGTACCGCAAGCTCATGGACTTTCCGGAGCGCATCTCGTTCACCTATTTCGAAGAGCACGATCCCGAGCAGTTCAAGAAGGATTTCGAGACCAACGGCTACCGGGTGGAGATCGAGACCGAACATGACCAGGAGCTGGAAAAGGACCGCACCTATCTCGTCTTCGAGAACGAGAACGGGCACCGCACCCGCCTGGCCATGGAGTTCTTCTACTCCAAGCTCTACAAAACGGCCTTCAAGACCTATGGAGAGCTCAAGGAGGCCTGCGGCGGGTTCGAGTTCGCCCTGGACCTGAAAGAGGGCGAGGTGCCGGTTTCCGGCTTCTTCAGCCTGTATGACGCGGTCATCGAGGAAGCCCATCGCGGGTGGCAGATCCAGCGCTACAAGGGTCTGGGCGAAATGAACCCGGAACAGCTCTGGGAAACGACCATGAATCCGGAGAACCGGACCATGCTCCAGGTGACCATCGAGGACGCGGCCGCGGCCAACGACATCTTCGTGGACCTCATGGGCGACAACGTGGAACCGCGCCGGGAATTCATCGAAAAGAACGCCCTGGCCGTCCAGGAGCTGGATATCTAG
- a CDS encoding glycosyltransferase family protein, with protein sequence MRIVFYCQHVLGVGHMFRSLEIVKALKDHEVILVTGGAHVDFDPPANMTRIQLPGLMMDEKFTRFIPLEEGAEVDDVLVRRLRQFKEIMAEQRPDIFMVELFPFGRKKFRFELLPILKKVRRGEYGKCQSVCSVRDILVEKKDMQRQVERVHGYLNPNFDHVLVHSDPDLVRLDETFPGVDGIVPEVHYTGYVARKPDPAETEQLAVELNLGNTPLVVVSVGGGHIGRDLLRGALAASPILNETHPHRLAVFTGPYAEEDEFQRLQKAAKVYPHITVKRFTKRFLAYLDLARLSVSLGGYNTTMNLLATNTFGLMYPFLQNREQNMRARRIEEKGGLKVITQDDLGPERLVPLMREGLDRKAEPLNLNLDGGPNSARILEAIHAAG encoded by the coding sequence ATGCGCATCGTCTTCTACTGCCAGCACGTGCTCGGCGTGGGCCACATGTTCCGGTCCCTGGAAATCGTCAAGGCCCTCAAGGATCACGAGGTCATTCTGGTCACCGGCGGAGCCCACGTGGATTTCGATCCGCCCGCGAACATGACCCGCATCCAGCTGCCCGGCCTGATGATGGATGAGAAATTCACCCGGTTCATCCCCCTGGAGGAAGGGGCCGAGGTGGACGACGTTCTGGTCCGCCGCCTGCGCCAGTTCAAGGAGATTATGGCCGAGCAGAGGCCCGACATCTTCATGGTCGAACTCTTCCCCTTTGGCCGCAAGAAATTCCGCTTCGAACTGCTGCCCATCCTCAAAAAGGTCCGCAGGGGCGAGTACGGCAAGTGCCAATCCGTCTGTTCCGTGCGCGACATCCTGGTGGAAAAAAAGGATATGCAGCGCCAGGTGGAGCGCGTGCACGGCTACCTCAACCCCAATTTCGACCACGTTCTGGTTCACTCGGACCCCGACCTGGTGCGTCTTGACGAGACTTTTCCCGGCGTGGACGGCATCGTCCCCGAGGTCCACTACACCGGCTACGTGGCCCGCAAGCCCGACCCGGCCGAGACCGAACAACTGGCCGTTGAACTGAATCTCGGCAATACTCCTCTGGTGGTTGTGTCCGTGGGCGGCGGCCACATCGGCCGCGACCTGCTGCGCGGGGCCCTGGCCGCCTCGCCCATCCTCAACGAGACACATCCGCACCGGCTGGCCGTGTTCACCGGCCCCTACGCCGAAGAGGACGAATTCCAGCGCCTCCAGAAAGCGGCGAAAGTCTACCCGCACATCACGGTAAAGCGGTTCACCAAGCGGTTCCTGGCCTACCTGGACCTGGCCCGCCTGTCCGTCTCGCTGGGCGGCTACAACACCACCATGAACCTGCTGGCCACCAACACCTTCGGGCTCATGTATCCCTTTCTTCAGAACCGCGAGCAGAATATGCGCGCCAGGCGCATCGAGGAGAAGGGCGGACTCAAGGTCATCACCCAGGACGACCTCGGCCCGGAACGGCTGGTCCCGCTCATGCGCGAAGGGCTGGACCGCAAGGCCGAGCCGCTCAACCTCAACCTGGACGGCGGGCCCAACTCGGCCCGCATCCTCGAGGCGATCCACGCCGCCGGGTAG
- a CDS encoding tetratricopeptide repeat protein, which translates to MQRILVLILLAATVLAVAACSSPSSPGQEDIERARDSYSKGFYLEAEKDYERYLQVEPQGEFRKEAWDRLAEIAVSIKGDYDRAVVLLEAMYLELGGDPDTAWKIMFQLGEVYSELGNTSKAIEAFEKCLDQAMGNPEHTYKTQLRMARLYRSMGSYDLVAATLENCADSAADDEAKAKCLYELAQSYTFISSWSQAEKALSTLLGLKNISDETRSLAVFLEADIAENDRDYAKAKELLESILHTYPNPKVVETRLANLPEVVPEPLPLVPPKQ; encoded by the coding sequence ATGCAACGCATACTCGTACTGATATTGCTGGCCGCGACGGTGCTTGCCGTCGCGGCCTGCTCTTCGCCTTCCTCGCCCGGCCAGGAGGACATCGAGCGGGCGCGCGATTCCTATTCCAAGGGGTTCTACCTCGAGGCGGAAAAGGACTACGAGCGCTACCTGCAGGTGGAGCCCCAAGGGGAGTTCCGCAAGGAGGCCTGGGACCGCCTGGCTGAAATCGCGGTGTCCATCAAGGGAGACTACGACCGGGCCGTGGTCCTGCTCGAGGCCATGTACCTGGAGCTGGGCGGCGATCCGGACACGGCCTGGAAGATCATGTTCCAGCTGGGCGAGGTCTATTCCGAGCTGGGCAACACGTCCAAGGCCATCGAGGCCTTCGAGAAGTGCCTGGATCAGGCCATGGGCAACCCGGAACACACCTACAAGACCCAGCTGCGCATGGCTCGGCTGTACCGCTCCATGGGCAGTTATGACTTGGTGGCCGCCACCCTGGAGAACTGCGCGGACTCGGCGGCCGACGACGAGGCCAAGGCCAAGTGCCTGTATGAACTGGCCCAGAGCTACACCTTCATCTCCAGCTGGTCCCAGGCGGAAAAGGCCCTGAGCACGCTGCTCGGGCTCAAGAATATCTCGGACGAGACCCGCTCCCTGGCCGTCTTCCTGGAGGCGGACATCGCCGAGAACGACCGGGATTACGCCAAGGCCAAGGAGCTGCTCGAATCCATCCTGCACACCTATCCCAATCCAAAGGTGGTGGAGACCCGGCTGGCCAATCTGCCCGAGGTGGTGCCCGAGCCGCTGCCCCTGGTGCCACCCAAGCAGTAG
- a CDS encoding LysR family transcriptional regulator — MELYQLRTFVAVAEEGSITGAGKRIHATQPAVSAHIKALEDELGVRLFDRVPRGVELTQAGAELVQDAIEVLSAAQSLQARAVTLGGEVAGQVGLGLCSDPQFLKVSPLLSLLSERFPKLSMSLIQASSGLILNDIRSRELDAGFVFFGVPYRDLEAIKLAEPEYAIMGAAQWKPLLDKGDSETLSGFTWVMPPSHCPFRGLALEILKRHDISPERTIGSDSEEVIRPLIVDGKTLALVREDEGAELMEAGLAVECTPVGRHPVELNFVYRKGDEQNPSIVALIEIVRRTWGV; from the coding sequence ATGGAACTCTATCAGTTGAGAACGTTCGTGGCCGTGGCCGAAGAGGGCAGCATCACCGGAGCGGGCAAGCGCATCCATGCGACCCAACCCGCCGTCAGCGCGCACATCAAGGCGCTGGAGGATGAATTGGGCGTGCGGTTGTTCGACCGGGTGCCGCGCGGTGTGGAGCTGACTCAGGCCGGGGCCGAGCTGGTGCAGGACGCCATCGAGGTCTTGTCGGCGGCCCAGAGCCTGCAGGCCCGGGCGGTGACCCTGGGCGGCGAGGTGGCCGGCCAGGTCGGGCTGGGGCTGTGCTCCGACCCGCAGTTTCTGAAGGTCTCGCCGCTGCTCAGCCTGCTCAGCGAGCGGTTCCCCAAGCTGAGCATGTCGCTGATCCAGGCGTCTTCCGGACTGATCCTGAACGACATCCGGTCCAGGGAACTGGACGCGGGCTTCGTGTTTTTCGGCGTGCCGTACCGAGATTTGGAGGCCATCAAGCTGGCCGAGCCCGAGTACGCCATCATGGGCGCCGCCCAGTGGAAGCCGCTGCTGGACAAGGGCGATTCCGAGACCCTGTCCGGGTTCACCTGGGTCATGCCGCCGAGCCACTGCCCATTCCGGGGCTTGGCGCTCGAGATCCTGAAACGGCACGACATCTCGCCGGAGCGGACCATCGGTTCGGATTCCGAGGAGGTCATCCGGCCGTTGATTGTGGATGGCAAGACCCTGGCCCTGGTGCGCGAGGACGAGGGCGCGGAACTCATGGAGGCCGGACTGGCCGTGGAGTGCACGCCCGTGGGCAGACATCCCGTGGAACTCAATTTCGTCTATCGCAAGGGTGACGAACAGAATCCGTCCATCGTCGCGCTCATCGAGATCGTACGCCGGACGTGGGGAGTGTGA